The following coding sequences are from one bacterium window:
- a CDS encoding Cof-type HAD-IIB family hydrolase — protein sequence MIKLLTIDLDGTLLNNKGEINKEDKITLKKFYKSGGIVVLASGRMTDCVSVYSEILGIDTPLIVYNGAMVRLTEKEKRKIIYHNPVPLKYSKFIINYCLENKFLLNFYYNDTLYAVNDPLLKKYVDIYSKQTGAKYFFVDSLENFKNKKPTKLILITDTENENIKRTRDFQYRYFKKLFGKSLNIVKTNPEYLEFMNKGVNKGIALKALAKYYNIKPDEIIAFGDGENDIEMLLYARISVVPVNAKEKVKKIAKIVSDYSNEDAYISKFLKGFLSI from the coding sequence ATGATAAAATTACTTACGATAGATCTTGATGGGACTCTACTTAACAATAAAGGAGAAATTAATAAAGAAGATAAAATAACCTTAAAAAAATTTTATAAATCCGGTGGCATTGTTGTTCTTGCTTCAGGAAGAATGACTGATTGTGTTTCTGTATATTCAGAAATTCTTGGAATTGATACTCCTCTTATTGTTTATAATGGTGCAATGGTCAGATTAACAGAAAAAGAAAAAAGAAAAATAATTTATCATAATCCTGTTCCTTTAAAGTACTCAAAGTTTATAATTAATTATTGTTTGGAGAACAAATTCCTTCTTAATTTCTACTATAATGATACTCTTTATGCTGTGAATGACCCATTGTTAAAAAAATATGTTGATATTTACTCAAAACAGACAGGTGCAAAATATTTTTTTGTTGATAGTTTAGAAAATTTTAAAAATAAAAAACCAACAAAACTTATTTTAATAACAGATACTGAAAATGAGAATATTAAAAGGACGAGAGATTTCCAGTACAGATATTTCAAAAAACTTTTTGGTAAAAGTTTGAATATTGTAAAAACAAATCCAGAATATCTTGAATTCATGAATAAAGGGGTGAATAAAGGAATTGCTTTAAAAGCACTTGCCAAATATTACAATATAAAACCCGATGAAATAATTGCTTTTGGAGATGGAGAAAATGATATTGAAATGCTTTTATATGCAAGAATTTCAGTCGTTCCCGTAAATGCAAAAGAGAAGGTTAAAAAAATTGCA